A section of the Prochlorococcus sp. MIT 1341 genome encodes:
- a CDS encoding DNA polymerase III subunit alpha, which yields MSFVPLHNHSDYSLLDGASQLPRMVERAKELDMPAVALTDHGVMYGAVELLKLCSAAGIKPIIGNEMYVINGSIDDPQPKKERRYHLVVLAKNEIGYRNLVKLTTLSHLKGMRGRGIFSRACVDKELLKTYREGLIVATACLGGEIPQAILRGRTDVARDIASWYKDIFADDFYLEIQDHGSVEDRIVNVEIVRIAQELGIELIATNDAHYLTKHDVEAHDALLCVLTGKLITDEKRLRYTGTEYIKSEKEMMNLFADHIDPQIVRKAVLNTAKIAEKVEEYDILGGYKMPDFPIPNGYTTETYLREVAEQGLRERLSTSSHGSNEEVYLERLSYELEIMEQMGFSTYFLVVWDYIRFAREKNIPVGPGRGSAAGSLVAYALKITNIDPVMQGLLFERFLNPERKSMPDIDTDFCIERRGEVIEYVTSKYGEDKVAQIITFNRMTSKAVLKDVARVLDIPYGDADRLAKLIPVVRGKPAKLSEMIGAKSPNSAFREKYQKDSLVKKWVDMAIRIEGTNKTFGVHAAGVVIGSEPLDNLVPLQRNNDGQVITQYFMEDVESMGLLKMDFLGLKNLTMIDKALELVEASSGEKISPESIPPEDKDTFALLARGDLEGIFQLESTGMRQIVRDLKPSSLEDISSILALYRPGPLDAGLIPKFINRKHGRESIDFAHSLLEPILKETYGIMVYQEQIMKIAQDLAGYSLGEADLLRRAMGKKKVQEMQKHRDLFVNGAAKKGVVKKLADQLFDQMVLFAEYCFNKSHSTAYGAVTYQTAYLKAHYPVAYMAALLTVNSGASDKVQRYISNCNSMGIEVVPPDVNSSGIDFTPKDTQILFGLSAVRNLGDSAIRHLISNREKEGAFSSLADICDRIPSNILNRRGLESLIHCGALDAIDPQGNRAQLMADLDLIIDWASSRARDRISGQGNLFDLIDLGNDAEKSPERFTAPKSPPVPDYSPTEKLRREKELVGFYLSDHPLKQLKPPARLLAPIGIGALGDQRDKAKVSAVAMISEMRQVTTRKGDRMAILQLEDLTGSCEAVVFPRTYERLSDHLLLEARLLVWASVDHRDDRVQLIVEDCRAIDDLRLLLIELPPDEASDLGVQHRLRECLSDHLPGKDEFGVRVPVVASVKEGSDVRYVRLGDQFCVRDAHAALNSLQKKNFRATCSESLFV from the coding sequence ATGAGTTTTGTTCCTTTACATAACCACAGCGATTACAGCCTTCTTGACGGAGCAAGTCAGCTCCCAAGGATGGTGGAACGTGCCAAGGAGTTGGATATGCCAGCTGTGGCATTAACTGATCATGGAGTGATGTATGGAGCTGTCGAGCTGTTGAAGTTGTGCAGTGCTGCAGGAATTAAGCCGATAATTGGGAATGAAATGTACGTTATAAACGGCTCTATTGATGATCCGCAGCCCAAAAAAGAACGACGTTATCATTTAGTTGTTTTAGCTAAGAATGAAATTGGTTATAGGAATTTGGTGAAGCTTACAACCCTTAGTCATTTAAAAGGAATGAGAGGAAGAGGCATATTTTCAAGGGCTTGTGTAGATAAAGAGTTACTGAAGACTTATAGAGAAGGATTGATTGTTGCAACTGCTTGCCTAGGAGGCGAGATACCCCAGGCTATTCTTCGCGGTAGGACGGATGTTGCTAGAGATATTGCATCTTGGTACAAGGACATTTTTGCAGATGATTTTTATCTAGAGATTCAAGATCATGGTTCGGTAGAAGATAGAATTGTAAATGTTGAGATTGTTCGTATAGCTCAAGAGCTAGGTATTGAATTGATTGCAACAAATGATGCTCATTATTTAACTAAACATGATGTTGAAGCTCATGATGCTCTTTTATGCGTCTTGACTGGAAAGTTGATAACGGATGAAAAAAGACTTCGTTATACGGGCACTGAGTACATTAAATCTGAAAAAGAGATGATGAATCTTTTTGCTGATCATATTGATCCTCAGATTGTGAGAAAGGCTGTCTTGAATACAGCTAAGATTGCCGAAAAGGTTGAAGAATATGACATTCTTGGTGGATATAAAATGCCTGATTTTCCTATCCCGAATGGTTATACAACTGAAACATATCTTCGAGAGGTTGCTGAGCAGGGATTAAGAGAAAGGCTAAGCACTTCATCTCACGGTTCTAATGAAGAAGTATATCTTGAACGACTCTCATATGAGCTGGAAATAATGGAGCAGATGGGATTTTCAACTTATTTTCTTGTCGTTTGGGATTACATTAGGTTTGCTAGAGAGAAGAATATTCCGGTTGGCCCTGGGAGAGGTTCAGCGGCGGGCTCTTTAGTGGCATATGCCTTGAAAATTACAAATATCGACCCTGTAATGCAAGGGTTACTATTTGAGAGATTCTTAAACCCAGAAAGGAAATCAATGCCAGATATTGATACAGACTTTTGCATCGAAAGAAGAGGAGAAGTGATTGAATATGTAACTTCAAAATATGGGGAGGATAAGGTTGCCCAAATTATTACTTTCAACAGGATGACTTCAAAGGCTGTTTTGAAAGATGTTGCGAGAGTTCTTGATATTCCATATGGGGATGCTGATCGACTTGCAAAATTGATTCCTGTTGTAAGAGGAAAACCTGCAAAACTATCAGAGATGATTGGTGCTAAATCACCTAATTCAGCTTTTAGGGAGAAGTACCAAAAGGATTCATTGGTAAAGAAGTGGGTAGATATGGCTATCAGAATAGAAGGCACAAATAAGACTTTTGGTGTCCATGCTGCTGGGGTTGTCATTGGCTCGGAACCCCTCGATAACTTAGTTCCTCTTCAGAGAAATAATGATGGACAAGTTATTACTCAATATTTCATGGAAGATGTCGAGTCAATGGGTCTATTAAAGATGGATTTTCTAGGCTTAAAGAACTTAACGATGATAGACAAAGCACTCGAACTGGTTGAAGCAAGCTCGGGTGAAAAGATTTCTCCAGAATCGATACCTCCTGAAGATAAAGATACTTTTGCGCTCTTGGCGAGAGGAGATCTTGAAGGTATCTTCCAACTTGAATCAACAGGTATGAGACAAATAGTTCGTGACTTGAAACCTTCTTCCTTAGAAGATATTTCCTCGATTTTGGCTCTCTATAGACCAGGACCTTTAGATGCTGGCCTGATACCAAAGTTTATTAACCGTAAGCATGGGAGGGAATCTATTGACTTCGCGCATTCGTTACTTGAACCAATACTTAAAGAGACATATGGAATTATGGTTTATCAAGAACAGATCATGAAGATCGCTCAAGATCTTGCAGGATATTCTTTGGGTGAAGCGGATTTATTAAGGAGAGCGATGGGGAAGAAAAAGGTCCAGGAAATGCAGAAACATCGCGACTTATTTGTAAATGGAGCAGCTAAAAAGGGAGTGGTCAAAAAGTTGGCTGACCAACTTTTTGACCAGATGGTTTTATTTGCTGAGTATTGCTTTAACAAGAGCCATTCAACTGCATATGGTGCAGTTACATATCAAACAGCATATCTTAAGGCCCATTATCCTGTGGCATATATGGCCGCTTTATTGACTGTAAATTCTGGGGCGTCAGATAAGGTTCAGAGATACATCTCTAATTGTAATTCAATGGGGATAGAAGTTGTTCCTCCAGATGTGAACTCTTCAGGTATAGATTTTACTCCTAAAGATACGCAGATTCTTTTTGGATTATCCGCAGTCCGCAATCTCGGTGATAGTGCAATTAGACATTTAATATCAAATCGCGAAAAGGAGGGTGCTTTTAGTTCGCTTGCAGATATTTGTGATCGTATTCCTTCAAATATATTAAACAGGAGAGGATTGGAATCTTTAATTCATTGTGGAGCTCTTGATGCTATTGATCCACAGGGAAATAGAGCTCAGCTCATGGCTGATTTGGATTTGATTATTGATTGGGCTTCTTCTAGAGCCCGTGACAGGATTAGTGGCCAAGGCAATTTATTTGATCTCATTGACTTAGGCAATGATGCTGAAAAATCACCGGAAAGATTCACTGCACCAAAGTCACCACCTGTTCCAGATTATTCACCCACTGAAAAACTTCGTAGAGAGAAAGAGCTGGTTGGCTTTTATTTATCTGACCACCCTTTAAAGCAGTTAAAACCACCGGCAAGGCTTCTTGCTCCTATTGGCATCGGAGCTTTGGGTGATCAGCGTGATAAAGCCAAAGTAAGTGCCGTAGCAATGATTTCGGAAATGCGTCAGGTGACCACCCGCAAGGGAGATCGTATGGCAATTCTTCAGCTTGAGGATCTGACCGGCAGTTGCGAAGCAGTTGTCTTCCCAAGAACTTATGAACGCCTTTCTGATCACTTACTTCTTGAGGCAAGGCTTCTTGTTTGGGCTTCAGTGGATCATAGGGATGATCGTGTTCAGTTGATAGTTGAAGATTGTCGTGCAATTGATGACCTTAGGCTTCTTTTAATTGAATTACCCCCAGATGAAGCGAGTGACCTTGGGGTTCAGCATCGATTAAGGGAGTGCCTATCTGATCATTTACCTGGAAAAGATGAATTTGGAGTAAGAGTGCCGGTAGTTGCGTCTGTAAAAGAAGGTTCTGATGTTAGATATGTCCGTTTAGGCGATCAGTTTTGTGTGAGAGATGCTCATGCTGCTTTGAATTCTTTGCAGAAAAAAAACTTTAGAGCTACCTGCAGCGAATCTTTGTTTGTTTAA
- a CDS encoding PAM68 family protein, with protein MVDPFQKNSSTKKISGVNNLKKKNTKPQGGIPTSVANRMARRVAITSGVPTITGMGIFIASYLLVSRGITDIPPVITLLSSAAFFFLGLLGLSFGLFSSSWETSPGSFLGLENIRPNITKVRESFQANKTTKE; from the coding sequence ATGGTTGACCCTTTTCAGAAAAACTCCTCAACAAAAAAAATCTCTGGAGTAAATAACTTAAAAAAGAAAAATACCAAACCTCAAGGTGGTATTCCTACTTCTGTTGCAAACAGAATGGCTAGACGAGTCGCTATTACAAGCGGAGTTCCTACCATTACAGGAATGGGCATTTTTATTGCTAGTTATCTACTCGTGAGCAGAGGCATAACTGATATACCACCAGTAATAACGCTACTCTCTTCTGCAGCGTTCTTTTTTCTTGGACTATTGGGTCTTAGTTTTGGCCTATTCTCTTCCAGCTGGGAAACCTCACCCGGAAGCTTTTTAGGGCTTGAGAATATCCGCCCAAACATTACGAAGGTGAGGGAATCCTTTCAAGCAAACAAAACAACTAAAGAATAA
- the rpsO gene encoding 30S ribosomal protein S15, whose translation MSLDTAEKQKLINSHQVHPTDTGSVEIQVAMLSERISKLSEHLQKNQQDYSSRQGLLKMIGRRKRLLNYIRSKSENKFSDLIAKLGIRG comes from the coding sequence ATGTCGCTCGATACAGCCGAAAAGCAAAAGCTAATCAACTCTCATCAGGTTCACCCAACCGACACAGGTTCCGTGGAAATTCAAGTTGCCATGCTGAGTGAACGAATTTCAAAGCTCAGCGAACATCTCCAAAAAAACCAACAAGACTATTCTTCTCGTCAAGGTTTACTAAAAATGATTGGGCGCAGAAAACGTCTTCTTAACTATATTCGCAGCAAAAGTGAGAACAAATTCAGTGACCTAATAGCAAAACTAGGAATAAGAGGCTGA
- the ruvA gene encoding Holliday junction branch migration protein RuvA: MIAWLQGQKLESWRLGNRQGVLIACGGVGYEVHTSLRHQIEIEPHQNVVLWIHHIQREETEYLYGFPKRIERDLFRILISVNGVGPQLALVLLDKFEGEDLIEALVEADIQKLCQVQGVGKRTAERLAIELETKLSHLESTKEELLRNKINPVIAKAQGFEELHSSLSSLGYEDLEIRRAFQAIASDSKHEAKEGKVSSSDLDDPDQLLRASLLWLTREAA, encoded by the coding sequence ATGATTGCCTGGCTACAAGGGCAGAAGCTTGAGAGTTGGCGGCTAGGGAACCGCCAAGGAGTCTTAATAGCTTGTGGAGGAGTTGGCTACGAAGTCCATACCTCCTTACGTCATCAGATCGAAATAGAGCCTCATCAAAACGTAGTTTTATGGATACACCACATCCAACGAGAAGAGACTGAATATCTCTACGGTTTCCCTAAGCGGATTGAAAGAGACTTATTTAGAATCCTTATCAGTGTTAATGGTGTGGGACCTCAACTCGCCTTAGTTCTTCTAGATAAATTTGAGGGTGAAGATCTTATAGAAGCATTAGTCGAGGCTGACATTCAAAAGCTCTGTCAAGTACAAGGCGTAGGAAAAAGAACAGCTGAAAGGCTTGCTATTGAATTAGAGACAAAGTTATCGCATTTGGAAAGCACAAAAGAAGAATTACTACGTAATAAGATCAACCCTGTAATTGCTAAAGCACAAGGGTTCGAGGAGCTTCATAGCTCTTTGAGTTCTCTAGGTTACGAAGACCTTGAAATACGAAGAGCCTTTCAGGCAATAGCTTCTGACAGCAAGCATGAAGCTAAAGAAGGAAAGGTTTCATCAAGCGACTTGGATGATCCTGATCAGCTGCTTCGAGCAAGCTTGCTATGGCTTACACGTGAAGCAGCTTAA
- a CDS encoding glycine zipper 2TM domain-containing protein, whose translation MKLILLALLALNISPPSLADEYQRGYSASRTCTRNEYREEYVPGTQASPGYVKSWTETIEVPCNSKNSHRSTNHRHAHPADLDTNDCSEGTIIGGLLGAGLAGMSSRGKDQWFAVPAGGVAGAMIGCQVDGG comes from the coding sequence ATGAAATTAATCCTCCTGGCACTTCTTGCCCTAAACATTTCCCCACCTTCATTGGCAGATGAGTATCAGCGTGGTTACTCCGCCTCTAGAACTTGCACACGCAATGAATACCGAGAGGAATATGTCCCAGGAACACAAGCTTCCCCTGGTTACGTTAAGTCATGGACAGAGACAATTGAAGTTCCTTGTAACTCCAAAAACTCTCATAGAAGCACTAATCACAGGCATGCCCATCCAGCTGATTTAGACACCAATGACTGCTCTGAAGGGACGATAATTGGCGGGCTACTTGGGGCAGGTCTGGCGGGGATGAGCTCAAGAGGGAAAGACCAATGGTTTGCTGTTCCTGCGGGTGGTGTTGCAGGCGCAATGATTGGCTGTCAGGTTGATGGAGGTTAA
- a CDS encoding DMT family transporter, with the protein MPQFWPALKGLNSTNSNGSSALISSALAFSLMTVCVKHLGGRIPIAEILFARSLISISITLFLLKRQGVSPWGKQKNLLFLRGLLGTAALFCVFYALATLPLSAATVIQYTYPTFTAIGAWFFLGEKIKRRIGIAVLIGWMGITMVARPTWITKSSEGLPSIPVFIAIAGAILTAFAYICVRKLSQSEHELVIIYYFPFLSIVVCLPLMLRNFIEPSGVEWLWLLGTGIFTQFGQMGITRGLHLLSAAKASSINYVQVIFATFWGYLLFEESIDVWSSTGAVFVLLGTLISLSGKD; encoded by the coding sequence ATGCCTCAATTCTGGCCTGCTCTTAAAGGACTTAACTCGACAAATTCAAATGGGAGCAGTGCCCTCATAAGTAGCGCTCTGGCCTTCAGCTTGATGACCGTATGCGTCAAGCATTTAGGCGGTCGAATACCAATAGCAGAGATCCTCTTTGCAAGATCCTTAATAAGTATTTCTATAACCCTATTTTTGCTGAAAAGACAAGGAGTTTCTCCATGGGGAAAACAAAAAAACTTACTCTTTTTAAGGGGTTTACTAGGGACTGCAGCCCTTTTCTGTGTTTTCTATGCTCTTGCAACACTTCCGCTTAGTGCAGCAACAGTTATTCAATACACCTATCCAACCTTCACAGCAATAGGGGCATGGTTTTTTCTAGGAGAAAAAATAAAGCGGCGAATTGGCATTGCAGTCCTTATCGGTTGGATGGGAATAACAATGGTTGCAAGACCAACATGGATAACAAAAAGCAGTGAGGGGCTTCCCTCTATACCAGTCTTCATAGCTATTGCAGGGGCAATCCTCACAGCATTTGCTTACATCTGTGTGCGAAAGCTTTCTCAGTCGGAACATGAATTAGTTATTATCTATTATTTTCCTTTTTTATCAATAGTCGTCTGCCTACCCCTAATGCTGAGAAACTTTATTGAGCCATCAGGAGTTGAATGGCTATGGTTATTAGGCACAGGAATATTCACACAGTTTGGGCAAATGGGTATAACAAGAGGACTCCATCTTCTAAGTGCTGCAAAGGCAAGTTCTATAAACTATGTGCAGGTAATTTTTGCAACTTTTTGGGGTTACCTACTATTTGAAGAATCAATAGATGTTTGGAGCTCTACAGGTGCAGTCTTTGTACTTCTTGGAACATTAATTAGTCTAAGTGGTAAGGATTAG